The Candidatus Eremiobacteraceae bacterium genome has a segment encoding these proteins:
- a CDS encoding MoaD/ThiS family protein, whose protein sequence is MIRVGLPAHLRTLAQVDGEVKLDVEGEISQRSVLDALEDSFPMLRGTIRDHVTKERRAFVRFFACQEDLSHESPDAPLPDAVAKGAEPFLVIGAMAGG, encoded by the coding sequence GTGATCCGCGTCGGGCTTCCCGCGCATCTGCGGACGCTGGCGCAGGTCGACGGCGAGGTAAAGCTCGACGTCGAGGGCGAGATTTCGCAGCGATCGGTGCTCGACGCGCTCGAGGACAGCTTTCCAATGCTGCGTGGCACGATCCGCGACCACGTCACCAAAGAGCGGCGCGCATTCGTGCGGTTCTTCGCGTGTCAGGAAGATCTGTCTCACGAGTCGCCGGACGCGCCGCTGCCCGACGCGGTGGCAAAAGGCGCCGAACCGTTTTTGGTCATAGGAGCCATGGCCGGCGGCTAA